A window of the Opitutaceae bacterium genome harbors these coding sequences:
- a CDS encoding zinc-binding alcohol dehydrogenase family protein gives MFGIILQEPGRLEPIDCEPPEGPSEGEAVVQVERIGICGTDLHAYRGRQPFFTYPRILGHELGVVVEAISGGDHGVGVGDRCSVEPYLNCGHCRACRQGRTNCCASLKVLGVHCDGGMRERIRIPVEKLHRSEKLSTEQLALVETLCIGCHAVDRAGVLSDDVCVIVGVGPIGLAVLQHVQLRGARAIVLDINEGRLTFCRNRFGVAETVDVSSGDPVAVLAELTNGEKASVVFDATGNPGSMDRSFDFAGHGARVVLVGLHLGKVTFADPDFHRRELTILSSRNALPRDFRSVIANMESGVLDVAPWITHRGAIRDLPGDFPHWLEPEAAVLKAMVSF, from the coding sequence CCAGGTGGAGAGAATCGGCATCTGCGGCACGGATCTTCACGCCTACCGTGGCCGGCAACCGTTTTTCACCTACCCGAGGATACTCGGGCACGAGTTGGGGGTTGTGGTGGAGGCGATTTCGGGGGGAGACCATGGCGTCGGCGTCGGAGACCGGTGTTCGGTTGAGCCTTACCTGAATTGCGGCCATTGTCGCGCCTGCCGACAGGGACGCACCAACTGCTGCGCGTCCCTCAAGGTACTCGGTGTTCATTGCGACGGGGGCATGCGGGAGCGTATCCGGATACCGGTTGAGAAACTGCACCGGTCGGAGAAGCTGTCCACCGAGCAACTTGCCCTGGTCGAGACACTCTGCATCGGCTGTCATGCGGTGGACCGGGCCGGTGTCCTCAGCGACGACGTATGCGTGATTGTCGGCGTCGGGCCGATCGGTCTGGCTGTCCTCCAGCATGTGCAGCTCCGGGGGGCGCGGGCCATTGTGCTCGATATCAATGAAGGACGCCTGACGTTCTGTCGGAACCGTTTCGGTGTGGCGGAAACCGTGGATGTCTCCTCGGGCGATCCGGTCGCGGTTCTCGCCGAACTGACCAACGGCGAAAAGGCTTCAGTGGTTTTTGATGCCACCGGAAATCCGGGATCGATGGACCGTTCCTTCGATTTCGCCGGACACGGTGCCCGCGTCGTGCTGGTGGGGCTTCATCTGGGCAAAGTCACTTTTGCCGACCCCGATTTCCATCGGCGTGAACTGACCATTCTGTCCAGTCGAAACGCACTTCCCCGGGATTTCCGGAGCGTGATCGCCAACATGGAGAGCGGGGTGCTTGATGTGGCACCATGGATTACCCACCGGGGAGCAATCCGCGACCTGCCGGGGGATTTCCCGCACTGGCTGGAGCCGGAAGCTGCCGTGCTGAAGGCGATGGTCTCGTTCTGA
- a CDS encoding anti-sigma factor, giving the protein MNREAKQELIALHALGATESKEKAEAEALIHSDDEMRVLFDEFRDSLGELTLGVEAIDPPASLRQRILENLPERSDLGETEDISPLVPFPASTTRTWIPWSLAACFAIICGLVLQNNMTLRNDLTALASTDNLNAIEVATLSSMMAVAPRAQAVAVWDAAHQEGVLTIANLPAVDSDKDYQLWIIDPRYENPVDGGVFSVSERGETRYRFKPNQPIETISAFAVSLERKGGVPKAEGPMVLISRI; this is encoded by the coding sequence ATGAACAGAGAAGCCAAACAGGAATTGATCGCCCTTCACGCACTGGGCGCCACCGAATCCAAGGAAAAGGCGGAGGCCGAAGCCCTGATCCATTCTGACGACGAAATGAGAGTGCTCTTTGACGAATTCCGGGATTCCCTTGGCGAGCTCACCCTCGGGGTGGAAGCAATCGATCCGCCGGCCTCCCTCCGGCAACGTATCCTTGAGAACCTGCCCGAGCGGTCGGACCTCGGGGAAACCGAGGACATCTCTCCATTGGTGCCATTTCCCGCCAGCACCACGAGAACCTGGATCCCCTGGTCCCTGGCCGCCTGCTTTGCCATCATCTGCGGACTCGTCCTGCAGAACAACATGACCCTGCGCAATGATCTGACGGCACTCGCATCAACGGACAACCTCAACGCGATCGAAGTGGCCACCCTCTCGTCCATGATGGCGGTCGCCCCGAGAGCCCAGGCTGTCGCGGTCTGGGACGCGGCCCACCAGGAGGGCGTCCTCACCATTGCCAATCTTCCCGCGGTCGATTCGGACAAGGACTACCAACTCTGGATCATCGATCCGCGTTACGAGAACCCGGTCGACGGCGGTGTCTTCAGTGTCAGCGAACGTGGTGAAACCCGCTACCGGTTCAAACCCAACCAACCCATCGAGACAATCTCGGCCTTTGCCGTGAGCCTGGAGCGGAAGGGCGGGGTCCCCAAGGCCGAGGGACCGATGGTCCTGATCAGCCGGATCTGA
- a CDS encoding sigma-70 family RNA polymerase sigma factor has protein sequence MTDTATDDAINDSELLALAAKGDRVAFSQIYDRYSKPLYSLAMKMLGESSEAEDVVQDVFIALWNNAGSFDANRAKLFTWAVTLTRNKAIDRIRTRKRRSGIIERSGEDIADFSLSAELPDSVEVAGQNERAHIVRRVFKTLPSEQRKPIELAYFKGLTQVEIAEKLGQPLGTVKARIRRGLLRLRDGLEGQV, from the coding sequence GTGACGGACACTGCCACCGACGACGCCATCAATGACAGCGAACTTCTCGCCCTTGCCGCCAAGGGCGACCGGGTCGCTTTCAGCCAGATCTACGACCGTTATTCCAAACCTCTCTACTCGCTCGCCATGAAAATGCTGGGAGAGTCGAGCGAGGCGGAAGATGTGGTTCAGGACGTCTTCATCGCCCTCTGGAACAATGCCGGCTCTTTCGACGCCAATCGGGCCAAACTCTTCACCTGGGCGGTCACCCTCACCCGGAACAAGGCGATAGACCGCATCCGCACGAGGAAGCGGCGCTCCGGCATCATCGAGCGTTCGGGCGAAGATATCGCTGATTTTTCACTCTCGGCAGAGTTGCCGGACTCAGTGGAGGTGGCCGGACAGAACGAGCGGGCCCACATCGTCCGTCGAGTCTTTAAAACGCTCCCATCGGAGCAAAGAAAACCCATCGAACTCGCCTACTTCAAGGGGCTGACCCAGGTCGAGATTGCCGAAAAGCTCGGCCAGCCTCTCGGCACGGTCAAAGCCCGAATCCGCCGAGGTCTGCTTCGCCTTCGCGATGGACTGGAGGGACAAGTATGA